A genome region from Penaeus vannamei isolate JL-2024 chromosome 20, ASM4276789v1, whole genome shotgun sequence includes the following:
- the LOC113827377 gene encoding uncharacterized protein isoform X1 (The sequence of the model RefSeq protein was modified relative to this genomic sequence to represent the inferred CDS: added 569 bases not found in genome assembly) yields the protein MMQRMDIPEGAVVQPHKKKPEDPPFLTVGTEVSAKYKGAFCEAKVHKVVKSVKVKVTFKLGLGSAVVPDDLVKGVLKIGAQVKASHPDKNQFVDAIVNKIQDCSQYTVVFDDGDITTLRRTSLCLKSGRHFAESETLDQLPLTHPEHFGTPVVGGRRGRRSRPHADGEDSGEEDDDVHKRHRSRREEWESDIGKVVCVELGDKKKQKDNWFPGLVVAPTAQDSVKIETKKDYLVRSFQDGRYYTVPKKEASPFSREVGSKVSQSALKTAVEKALLFMTNDELPPHWDRDLLFGTNVSDDDSDRDGSDSDVSVSSDDEPREEKDHFVAQLYKFMEECGTPINSGPTVGNKDLDLYKLFKVVQKLGGFNRVMNQNQWKVVSNKMQLQSLGSQAPNHIKAAYKRYLQSFEDFYRKLGCTMVSNPRGSRTRHRSGRSLIRDCDRTPRASKKKDNDSCDSTEDENEKKEEEEEGKKGEKRKGEKDEVKKESEKKEPEKKENDKKDNEKKKEESKSSRNVKQESKSQNSPERESTGTKERSREAAGSRERSREPAMTRERSREPVVMRERSREPTAGKDKSRDSSSTSKERSRTDTSGKDQAGGEVVVKERAREPRTPRSEAKNRAAKGEAAEVKTRSSAKEERQEATPEVKTRSSTREERKEEKKEKEVKEESDSEEEEIEMAQTRSSRHREESREKDESTKKTATPTRKTKNERAAMAVICVKAEDDTEGDDETASSSSTTPTPVSSTHSGASVAASPASEKKANKSKSKGQKAVAVSAAAPITAEDSPGAKKRGRKKKNEGEVETPMIDRANSLPSRGKALLPAHVPVNVGDKLRVLYGPNAKESKVTYEAKVLEVEEEGNAPMYYVHYLGWNNRYDEWIRRPCIAENLTWSQNRVRKGRAAATKELKEKKEKEKEVKDTKDTKEAKKEEKEQVSTASSPKTSATKRGRPPGGMRERRESDRSERSDTSGTSSVSGPSTRAARERQVQQPDSPSPSEQRRPRRIGGGIGGGGSTLDTTESDSEEYESDADTGSEKSRTRSSTEKAPATASVSAVSTPVSEPSATVSTVSEKTVKETPAKVQVIEVKEEKVEQEPCGKDIDLNAIISEMKGLDKPIKKEEDRVVVKDTAPRILSPVMQTSFTTPEKKTPELQAKKVLEITPKKAIPESPGKNITQDPMKLLSPKPESLEDDVYEFKEPEPFDFGEIRARKDTRTKASMGALASDEAEADTKVKKKGRPRKDAKEGEGDKTESDSDTAPSPQKRIMLPREARESPVKWPISDVKEVAPQPEVSTTPEKKEAVAVTTIISPVRKVLIKRETPVKSEQATIQPTEVKVSKQESPKCPSPKQNQQEIPAPSLPMKEPVRINVTQIKAKPVNASDRGIAIPKPSGPTSHLLAQAVMPVIESKALAKPVPKPTFDAKVDKPPPVKSEDKVEAKVIPFSQRQQHIFPHLLNRPETSDKAKDVPQRITASAIQSPPRDSTPVLESTSLSQSGSDVERIKRESSVEETIEAVIKRARQDKPESKEDDDKSEGKASPDKKRRTSGRGKKVLSREFLPDTSEESDSDGRLSRPETERRTRRPRLVVDGEHAMIKRAQRLVSDTEKKSGRRREAEACDDDDDEGDDEGDDEEEDEDDEEEDEDEETEKGIIPPPGSLSKVKLSRRLDAEDQKEGEEAEVEGIRHIRKKPRASASATPKRYEEEGLGDLLCEETIPPGSPMTHDAITAEAELPQRPDMKHEMPFASVPTGSSFGKRGPVQPGGPQPPSNPTQPHVAQSQPSPQHQQMHQLPKQPQPQLPPQQKHQILVPQQKIQLPKTVQQQQQQQQQQQQQQQQQQQQQQQQQQKHEQLHHKQQQPQQQQQQQQQQQPKQQQQQQQPKQQQQQQPQQQPQQPSPSQPHPHHQPHLHAHHHHPSQSQLQSQSQPQAQPQALALPLPQLHQQQQQQQQQQQLHHHQPQQQHKPQQPKQQQLHPQQRTLQQQQLPLQQQQPPQQSPQLQQLQQVPQQSPPPQHHQPQLPHQSPKQQQQMPQVPQQQQLQQSPQQSPTQPPSQPLPPAQQLQISHQVQPHQQQPKQVQHQQQLQQSRPLQHQKSQSQTLVQPSNQPSQQQQQPEHGFQVSQAGQHLNQQKIQHPQHQKQQLYPATQSDHQQVQHQQQQQAYQRSHLQQQQHSQQHQQLSQDQHQHPPPTQPHQITPRLGPGISSAVISPNLAVVAAVAAAASPRNCGAAAGGSTASPSGGTGATSALPGAGAAAGAQAHSSAQATIDNTPPTTPESIISNISDSVKGDNEVSKLDESSKSGRDSSEVELESLADNSKMDQFSEDSNTMDSTLGSEPRRRGRLVTPVKRPHESHTGHLPQVSLADGEGSETEEGHSAAAVPKKRRRGPRARASNDPDEEDSSSKKLNSQGNYSGRRRNRHPSARGAPVDDDNEASGLSTLSIACSAVRRSRYNFCQELDPDLDASKRIAVLQARIQELKRTYMQVKTELASVERRRKKLRRKEREKETKAEPT from the exons ATGATGCAG AGGATGGATATTCCTGAAGGAGCAGTTGTACAGCCACATAAAAAGAAG CCTGAGGACCCCCCTTTCCTGACCGTTGGTACTGAGGTGTCAGCCAAGTACAAGGGTGCTTTCTGTGAGGCAAAGGTCCACAAGGTTGTCAAATCAGTCAAGGTTAAA GTAACCTTTAAACTAGGCTTAGGCTCAGCTGTTGTACCTGATGACTTGGTTAAAGGTGTTTTGAAAATTGGAGCCCAAGTCAAAGCGAGCCATCCAGATAAAAATCAGTTTGTAGATGCCATTGTGAACAAAATTCAAGACTGCAGTCAGTATACAGTCG TCTTTGATGATGGTGACATAACAACACTCCGCCGAACATCCCTGTGCCTGAAGAGTGGAAGGCACTTTGCTGAGAGTGAGACCCTAGACCAGCTGCCTCTCACACACCCAGAGCACTTTGGCACCCCTGTGGTTGGAGGAAGGCGAGGGCGCAGGTCTAGACCACATGC AGATGGTGAAGATtctggagaagaagatgatgatgtccACAAGAGGCATCGCTCGAGACGTGAGGAGTGGGAGTCAGATATCGGCAAAGTTGTTTGTGTGGAGCTCGGGGACAAGAAAAAGCAGAAGGACAACTGGTTCCCAGGGCTTGTGGTTGCTCCAACAGCCCAAGACTCTGTCAAGATTGAGACCAAAAAGGACTACCTGGTCAGGTCATTTCAGGATGGAAGATA TTACACGGTACCAAAGAAAGAAGCTTCGCCTTTTAGCCGTGAGGTTGGGAGCAAGGTTTCTCAGAGTGCTCTCAAGACGGCCGTAGAAAAGGCCCTGCTCTTCATGACAAACGATGAGCTGCCGCCCCATTGGGACCGTGACCTTCTCTTTGGCACAAACGTTTCTGACGATGATTCAGATAGGGACGGGTCGGACTCTGACGTAAGTGTC AGTTCTGATGACGAgccaagagaggagaaggatcaCTTCGTTGCACAGCTGTACAAGTTCATGGAGGAGTGTGGAACCCCAATCAATAGTGGACCAACTGTAGGGAACAAGGACTTGGACTTGTACAAGCTTTTTAAG GTGGTTCAGAAATTGGGAGGCTTTAATCGTGTGATGAATCAGAACCAATGGAAAGTTGTGTCCAATAAAATGCAGCTTCAGTCTCTGGGCTCTCAGGCTCCCAACCACATAAAAGCCGCATATAAGAG ATATCTCCAAAGTTTTGAGGACTTTTACCGAAAGTTGGGATGCACAATGGTGAGCAACCCACGTGGTTCAAGGACAAGGCACCGCTCGGGTAGAAGCTTGATCAGGGACTGTGACCGAACACCCAGGGCTTccaagaagaaagataatgacaGCTGTGATTCAAcagaagatgagaatgagaaaaaggaggaagaggaggagggcaagaaaggagagaaaagaaaaggggagaaagatgaggtCAAGAAAGAGTCTGAGAAGAAGGAgccagaaaagaaggaaaatgataaaaaagacaatgaaaaaaagaaggaagagtcaAAAAGTTCCAG AAATGTAAAGCAAGAGAGCAAATCTCAGAACTCCCCTGAGAGAGAGTCAACAGGAACCAAAGAGAGATCACGAGAAGCTGCAGGGAGCCGGGAGAGGTCACGGGAGCCAGCTATGACAAGGGAGCGATCAAGGGAGCCTGTGGTGATGCGGGAAAGGTCTCGTGAACCAACTGCAGGGAAGGACAAGTCACGGGATTCATCATCAACTAGCAAAGAGCGGAGTCGCACAGACACTAGTGGGAAGGACCAGGCAGGCGGTGAAGTAGTGGTGAAAGAACGTGCGAGGGAGCCACGTACACCCCGCTCAGAGGCTAAGAACCGTGCAGCCAAGGGGGAGGCTGCAGAGGTAAAGACCCGTTCCAGTGCTAAGGAGGAAAGGCAAGAAGCTACCCCAGAGGTCAAGACACGTTCCAGCactagagaggagaggaaggaggagaaaaaggagaaggaagtcaAAGAGGAGAGtgacagcgaagaagaagagattgaaatg GCTCAAACAAGATCCTCCAGGCATCGTGAGGAGAGCCGTGAGAAGGATGAATCAACCAAAAAGACAGCCACGCCAACACGTAAAACCAAGAACGAGAGAGCAGCCATGGCTGTCATCTGTGTGAAGGCTGAGGATGACACAGAGGGTGATGATGAAACAGCTTCTTCATCCTCAACTACGCCAACCCCAGTTAGTTCAACACACTCGGGGGCCTCTGTAGCAGCAAGCCCTGCCAGCgagaaaaaagcaaacaaaagcaaGAGCAAAGGCCAGAAGGCAGTGGCAGTTTCAGCAGCAGCACCAATCACAGCTGAAGACTCTCCTGGGGCCAAGAAAAGAGGGcgcaagaagaagaatgagggagaagtggagacaCCGAT GATTGACCGAGCAAACTCTCTCCCCTCCAGGGGCAAGGCCCTTCTCCCAGCTCATGTCCCCGTCAATGTTGGAGACAAGTTGCGTGTGCTATATGGACCCAATGCCAAAGAATCAAAAGTGACCTATGAAGCGAAG GTGCTAGAagttgaagaggaaggaaatgcgcCTATGTACTACGTTCATTACCTTGGATGGAACAACAGGTATGATGAGTGGATACGAAGGCCTTGCATTGCAGAGAATCTCACATGGTCACAGAATAGGGTTAGGAAGGGCAGAGCTGCAGCAACTAAGGagttgaaagagaagaaagagaaggaaaaggaagtcaaAGACACCAAGGACACAAAGGAagccaaaaaggaagaaaaggaacag GTCTCAACAGCCTCCTCACCAAAGACAAGTGCTACCAAGCGTGGTCGCCCCCCAGGTGGAATGCGAGAGCGGCGTGAAAGTGATCGTAGTGAGCGGAGTGACACTAGTGGCACAAGCAGTGTCTCAGGCCCTAGCACAAGAGCAGCGCGTGAGAGGCAGGTGCAGCAACCAGACAGTCCTTCACCCAGTGAGCAGAGGCGGCCACGCCGCattggaggaggaataggaggaggaggaagcacacTTG ATACGACAGAAAGTGATAGTGAGGAGTATGAATCTGATGCTGACACTGGCTCTGAAAAGTCCCGCACCAGATCAAGTACAGAAAAAGCTCCAGCCACGGCCTCTGTATCTGCTGTATCTACTCCTGTATCTGAACCTTCTGCTACTGTAAGTACAGTGTCTGAGAAGACTGTAAAAGAGACACCAGCAAAGGTGCAAGTGatagaagtaaaggaagagaaggtggagcagGAGCCATGTGGGAAGGATATTGATCTGAATGCCATTATATCTGAAATGAAGGGTTTGGATAAaccaataaagaaggaagaggaccgTGTTGTTGTGAAGGACACAGCTCCTAGAATACTATCCCCAGTGATGCAGACATCCTTCACCACACCTGAGAAAAAGACTCCTGAGTTGCAAGCCAAGAAAGTCCTAGAGATAACTCCTAAAAAAGCAATCCCTGAATCTCCAGGGAAGAACATCACCCAGGACCCCATGAAACTACTCTCTCCAAAACCTGAGTCTTTGGAGGATGATGTATATGAATTCAAAGAGCCAGAGCCTTTTGATTTTGGGGAAATTCGTGCTAGGAAAGACACACGAACGAAGGCAAGCATGGGGGCCTTAGCATCAGATGAAGCTGAGGCAGATACCAAGGTCAAGAAGAAGGGTCGACCAAGAAAGgatgcgaaggaaggagagggtgacaaGACAGAGTCTGACAGTGATACTGCCCCAAGCCCTCAAAAGAGAATAATGCTTCCCAGGGAGGCCAGAGAATCACCTGTCAAGTGGCCAATTAGTGATGTAAAGGAGGTGGCTCCCCAGCCAGAAGTCAGTACAACACCTGAGAAAAAAGAAGCAGTTGCAGTAACCACTATTATATCCCCTGTTCGTAAGGTCTTGATCAAGAGAGAGACACCAGTCAAGAGTGAACAGGCCACAATTCAGCCTACAGAGGTCAAGGTGAGTAAGCAAGAATCACCAAAGTGTCCATCACCAAAGCAGAATCAGCAGGAAATCCCTGCACCAAGTTTGCCAATGAAAGAACCAGTAAGAATCAATGTCACACAAATAAAAGCCAAGCCTGTGAATGCCAGCGACAGAGGCATAGCTATCCCCAAGCCAAGTGGACCTACATCTCACTTACTTGCTCAAGCTGTTATGCCTGTAATTGAATCTAAAGCTCTTGCTAAGCCTGTTCCTAAGCCAACATTTGACGCCAAAGTGGACAAACCTCCACCTGTTAAGAGTGAAGACAAAGTAGAGGCCAAGGTTATTCCTTTTTCCCAGAGACAGCAACATATATTCCCACATCTCCTGAACAGGCCAGAGACCAGTGATAAGGCAAAGGATGTTCCACAACGAATTACAGCTTCTGCCATCCAGTCACCACCAAGGGATTCTACACCAGTGCTGGAATCCACATCTTTAAGCCAGAGTGGGTCAGATGTGGAGAGAATCAAGAGGGAATCCTCAGTGGAAGAGACCATAGAAGCAGTCATCAAGCGAGCCCGACAAGACAAGCCAGAGtcaaaggaagatgatgataagtcGGAAGGGAAGGCAAGTCCAGACAAGAAACGTAGGACatcagggagaggaaagaaggtttTGAGCCGTGAGTTCCTCCCAGACACGTCAGAGGAATCAGACTCCGACGGTAGGCTGTCCAGacctgagacagagagaaggacacgAAGACCCAGACTGGTTGTAGATGGAGAGCATGCCATGATCAAGCGGGCACAGAGACTGGTGTCtgatacagaaaagaaaagtggccggagaagagaagcggaagcatgtgatgatgatgatgatgagggggatgatgagggagatgatgaggaagaggatgaggatgatgaggaagaggatgaggatgaagaaacagaaaaaggaataatCCCACCACCTGGAAGCCTAAGTAAAGTGAAACTCTCAAGAAGACTGGATGCTGAAGaccagaaggaaggggaagaggcagaggtggAAGGTATCCGCCACATCAGGAAGAAACCACGTGCCTCAGCATCAGCTACACCCAAAAGGTATGAGGAAGAGGGCCTGGGTGACCTCCTCTGTGAGGAAACTATCCCACCTGGTAGTCCCATGACCCATGATGCCATTACAGCAGAGGCTGAACTGCCCCAGCGGCCAGACATGAAGCATGAGATGCCTTTTGCCAGTGTACCCACTGGAAGCAGCTTTGGGAAGAGAGGGCCTGTGCAACCAGGGGGACCACAGCCACCTTCAAATCCAACACAGCCTCATGTGGCACAGTCACAGCCCTCCCCACAGCATCAGCAGATGCATCAGTTGCCCAAACAGCCACAGCCTCAACTTCCCCCACAGCAGAAGCATCAGATCTTAGTTCCTCAGCAGAAAATACAACTTCCCAAAACagtacaacagcagcagcaacagcaacaacaacagcaacagcagcagcaacagcagcagcaacagcagcaacagcaacaacaaaagcatgaGCAACTGCACCATAAGCAGCAGCAgccacaacagcagcagcagcaacagcaacagcaacagccaaagcagcaacagcagcagcaacagccaaagcagcaacagcagcagcaaccacAGCAACAGCCACAGCAGCCATCCCCATCACAGCCACATCCGCATCATCAGCCACATCTTCAtgcgcatcatcatcatccatctcaGTCTCAACTTCAGTCTCAATCTCAACCTCAGGCTCAACCTCaggctcttgctcttcctctcccacaactccatcagcagcagcaacagcagcagcaacaacagcaactgcATCACCATCAGCCACAACAGCAACATAAACCACAACAACCAAAGCAGCAGCAGTTGCACCCACAGCAAAGAACACTACAACAACAGCAGTTGCCTTTACAGCAGCAACAACCACCCCAGCAATCACCACAGCTTCAGCAGCTACAGCAAGTGCCACAGCAGTCACCACCACCTCAACATCACCAGCCACAGCTACCACATCAATCTCCTAAGCAGCAGCAACAGATGCCACAGGTACCACAACAACAGCAGTTGCAGCAGTCACCACAACAGTCTCCAACACAACCCCCCTCACAACCACTGCCCCCTGCACAGCAACTTCAAATCTCACACCAAGTACAGCCACACCAGCAACAGCCAAAACAAGTACAACACCAGCAGCAGTTGCAGCAGTCAAGACCATTGCAGCACCAGAAATCCCAGAGTCAGACGTTAGTCCAGCCATCAAACCAACCatctcagcagcagcagcagccagagCATGGTTTCCAGGTGTCACAAGCAGGCCAGCATCTGAACCAACAGAAGATTCAGCATCCACAGCACCAGAAGCAACAGCTGTATCCTGCAACTCAGTCTGATCATCAGCAGgtgcagcaccaacagcagcagcaggctTACCAGCGGTCTCACCTCCAGCAGCAGCAACACTCCCAGCAGCACCAACAGTTATCCCAGGACCAGCATCAGCACCCACCTCCCACTCAGCCACACCAGATAACCCCAAGACTTGGGCCAGGCATCAGCAGTGCAGTCATAAGCCCTAACCTTGCTGTTGTAGCAGCTGTGGCAGCTGCAGCGAGCCCAAGAAACTGTGGAGCTGCAGCAGGTGGATCCACAGCCTCACCCTCAGGTGGGACAGGTGCTACTAGTGCTCTGCCAGGGGCAGGAGCAGCAGCTGGAGCACAGGCACACTCATCGGCCCAGGCCACCATAGACAACACGCCACCTACGACGCCTGAAAGCATTATTTCAAACATTTCGGATTCAGTCAAAGG GGATAATGAGGTTTCAAAGCTGGATGAGTCCAGCAAGTCAGGAAGAGATTCATCAGAAGTAGAATTAGAAAGCCTAGCTGATAATAGTAAGATGGATCAGTTCTCTGAAG